One genomic region from Candidatus Thorarchaeota archaeon encodes:
- a CDS encoding GTP-binding protein: MQRPMVVKIAVVGAGGVGKSTLIGHLATGMFIETHMTVGVNVQSMSIEIEANEQATLAMFDFGGQKQFRFMQGTLIKGSQIALLVFDCSDLQTLEQLKEWLNLLAAIPVERRLLVGTKTDMKDQIPERRIIEFAAELGIDHVIVSSKTGENMDVLFDKIRSILHEF, from the coding sequence ATGCAACGTCCAATGGTTGTCAAGATTGCAGTTGTTGGAGCAGGCGGTGTTGGGAAGAGTACGCTAATTGGCCATCTTGCAACGGGAATGTTCATTGAAACCCATATGACGGTCGGAGTCAATGTACAATCAATGTCAATTGAGATTGAAGCCAACGAACAGGCAACACTGGCAATGTTTGATTTTGGTGGTCAGAAACAGTTCAGGTTCATGCAGGGGACGCTTATCAAAGGGTCTCAAATAGCACTGCTTGTCTTTGATTGCTCTGATCTTCAAACTCTAGAACAACTCAAAGAATGGTTGAATCTACTCGCGGCGATCCCTGTAGAACGACGACTCCTTGTTGGAACAAAGACGGATATGAAAGACCAGATTCCAGAACGCAGAATAATAGAATTTGCAGCAGAACTGGGAATTGATCACGTTATTGTCAGCTCAAAGACTGGTGAAAATATGGATGTGCTCTTTGACAAGATTCGAAGCATATTACACGAGTTCTGA
- a CDS encoding MFS transporter gives MELRDGLASLTQKKIWRFSALSTLNKFANSFTIIVLPLYALAIGTDEAFYGLMVAMAGYLQAATLFPAGTLSDRHGRGIALLIGGLVSGMCFMLMPFIHDTLAILVIYALTGVGTGFTSSSYRAMIADYTEVGTERTKSYGITDATGTFAAMIGPFIAGFVLDPSMLSWITTVMTRYAILFFLIGGVKIVSGVLGISTDYWLRANSSEPFESTTIDPQDSDEERKGDALVVSLFGLSRVIMGFSSGMVVPYLIPWIYAAFSPDPLVLGIVPSISNMSLAWGLLVVGFTSERIGKLRLILLLYLITPLLTIGFVYAPLFILAVIFYIARSSVANMVQPASTSLLMSEIAQSKRGRSWAVVRILWTFPRQTGTLIAAFILGSGIAGGIVNFGLVVFPLAMCFYPVSVIPMWLAVRRNQQLLEQQP, from the coding sequence ATGGAATTACGAGACGGTCTCGCAAGCCTCACCCAGAAGAAGATCTGGCGTTTTTCAGCTCTAAGCACACTGAACAAGTTTGCCAACTCATTTACTATTATTGTTCTACCACTCTATGCTCTTGCAATTGGGACAGACGAGGCATTTTACGGCCTCATGGTCGCGATGGCCGGTTATCTTCAGGCGGCAACGCTATTTCCAGCAGGCACGCTCAGTGATCGTCATGGTCGTGGTATCGCCCTGCTCATTGGCGGCCTTGTAAGCGGTATGTGTTTTATGCTTATGCCATTTATTCATGACACGCTTGCTATTCTTGTGATCTACGCACTCACAGGTGTTGGTACTGGTTTTACTTCTTCATCATATCGCGCAATGATTGCTGACTACACCGAAGTTGGGACTGAACGCACAAAGTCCTATGGTATTACAGACGCCACTGGAACTTTTGCAGCAATGATCGGACCGTTCATTGCAGGATTTGTCCTTGATCCCAGTATGTTATCATGGATAACCACGGTGATGACACGCTATGCGATTCTATTCTTTCTTATAGGAGGTGTAAAGATCGTCAGTGGTGTCTTAGGCATCTCTACGGATTATTGGTTGCGAGCGAACTCTTCGGAACCATTTGAGTCGACCACTATCGATCCTCAAGATTCAGATGAAGAACGCAAAGGGGATGCGTTGGTTGTGTCGTTGTTCGGGCTGAGCCGTGTTATCATGGGTTTCAGTTCTGGAATGGTCGTGCCATATCTCATTCCATGGATCTATGCTGCGTTTAGTCCGGATCCATTAGTCTTGGGTATTGTGCCATCGATCTCGAATATGAGCCTGGCATGGGGTCTTCTTGTTGTTGGTTTCACAAGTGAGCGTATTGGCAAGCTCCGTCTGATCCTTCTTCTATATCTCATCACACCGCTTCTCACTATTGGCTTTGTCTACGCGCCTCTGTTTATCTTAGCGGTCATCTTCTATATCGCCCGTTCTTCAGTTGCTAACATGGTCCAACCTGCCTCGACTTCACTTCTCATGAGTGAAATCGCGCAGTCGAAACGTGGTCGTTCATGGGCTGTTGTGCGGATTTTATGGACCTTTCCGCGGCAGACTGGCACCCTTATCGCCGCGTTTATTCTTGGTTCGGGGATTGCAGGTGGTATTGTGAACTTTGGACTTGTTGTATTTCCCCTGGCAATGTGTTTCTATCCTGTGTCAGTAATTCCAATGTGGCTAGCAGTACGACGAAATCAGCAATTGCTGGAACAACAGCCCTGA
- a CDS encoding aspartate ammonia-lyase → MSKHEHEEYREESDLLGTRKIPRDAYWGVQTSRAQDNFGVSLIPIGNYTKLIVALAMVKKACALANRDLGLLKKKYARAIIQACDEIIDGKLHDQFVVDVLQGGAGTSTNMNTNEVIASRANEILGYPRNSMTPIAANDHVNMSQSTNDVYPTAIKIATIFNLNELSDVLGELIMALDEKAEAFKDILKLGRTEMQDAVPITLGQEFSAWSACLKRDLLRIGLARQVLETHNIGATAIGTSLNADPHYIQLAEKHLREVTGLNGLVTAENLVDDTQNSDEFVHASGLLRVMASNLSKICHDLILLSSGPIGGFHEIVLPAVQPGSSIMPGKVNPVIPEMMIQCSAMVIGHDNVITLAANGGQLELNAFEPLIAYNFFQALKLLRNAIPILTNKCIKGISPNPEGLEVVHRSVGLVTALNPYIGYKAATKIAKEALATRRPIREIVLEKGLLDEKTLDEVLSPERMTQAHELEVAHETQDDDNRE, encoded by the coding sequence ATGAGCAAACACGAACATGAGGAATATCGAGAAGAGAGCGATCTACTTGGCACACGCAAGATTCCTCGTGATGCCTATTGGGGAGTCCAGACAAGCCGTGCCCAAGATAATTTTGGCGTATCACTCATTCCGATAGGCAATTACACCAAACTGATTGTTGCGTTAGCAATGGTCAAAAAGGCCTGTGCCTTGGCAAATCGAGATCTGGGGCTATTAAAGAAAAAATATGCGCGTGCCATCATTCAAGCGTGTGATGAGATCATTGACGGAAAACTCCATGACCAGTTTGTTGTGGACGTGCTCCAGGGTGGTGCGGGAACCTCTACTAACATGAACACGAACGAGGTCATTGCGTCACGTGCAAATGAGATTCTAGGATACCCACGTAACTCAATGACACCCATTGCTGCAAATGATCACGTCAATATGTCACAGAGCACCAACGATGTCTATCCGACGGCCATCAAGATCGCCACCATATTCAATCTCAACGAACTCTCGGATGTTCTCGGAGAGCTCATCATGGCGCTTGACGAGAAGGCTGAGGCGTTCAAGGATATCCTCAAGCTGGGACGCACTGAGATGCAGGATGCTGTACCCATCACACTTGGACAAGAATTCTCTGCATGGTCAGCCTGCCTAAAACGTGATCTGCTCCGTATTGGATTGGCCCGGCAGGTTCTTGAGACCCACAATATCGGAGCCACTGCCATCGGCACCTCATTAAATGCGGATCCTCATTATATCCAACTGGCTGAGAAACACTTACGTGAAGTCACGGGACTGAATGGCCTTGTCACCGCAGAGAACCTAGTTGACGACACACAGAACAGTGATGAGTTTGTACACGCGTCAGGCCTCCTGCGGGTCATGGCATCCAATTTGAGCAAGATCTGCCACGATCTGATCCTGCTCTCATCGGGACCAATAGGCGGGTTCCACGAGATCGTCCTTCCGGCGGTTCAACCCGGTTCATCGATCATGCCGGGGAAGGTCAATCCCGTCATTCCCGAGATGATGATCCAATGTTCGGCCATGGTCATTGGTCACGATAATGTCATAACGCTTGCAGCAAATGGTGGACAACTCGAACTGAATGCCTTTGAACCACTCATCGCGTACAACTTCTTCCAAGCGCTTAAACTTCTCAGAAATGCAATTCCAATCCTGACGAATAAATGCATCAAGGGAATCAGTCCCAACCCCGAGGGCCTAGAGGTCGTACATCGTAGTGTGGGTCTCGTGACGGCACTCAATCCGTACATAGGATACAAGGCTGCGACCAAGATCGCAAAAGAGGCACTTGCAACAAGGCGGCCGATACGGGAGATCGTCCTTGAGAAAGGACTGCTTGACGAAAAGACCCTCGATGAGGTGTTGTCACCGGAACGAATGACTCAGGCACATGAGCTAGAGGTAGCACATGAAACTCAAGATGACGACAATCGAGAGTGA
- a CDS encoding aminotransferase class I/II-fold pyridoxal phosphate-dependent enzyme, whose amino-acid sequence MKRNPIGWMKEEYQKLVEADLDWKIRILQGPSTPKAKVDGVDVIMLCSNNYLNLTNHPHLKEAAIEAIKTHGTGSGSVRAIAGTMDLHAELERRLAQFKDAEASITYSAGFTANEGLIPQLVRKGDAIISDELNHGSIIDGVRLTKADRFVYDHCDMASLERVLNEAEKGNPERMLIITDGVFSMDGDIAPLDEIVKLGSEHGAMIYVDDAHGEAVLGKGGRGIVSHFNLTHDEVHFEMGTFSKAFGVMGGHVSGSQDMVNYALNKSRSWLLSASHPPATAAACIAAIDVLENEPEHVRTLWENRDYFVKGLQEMGYDTGRSQTPIVPAIVGESSKAVKLSEGLYREGILALPIVFPMVARDAARIRNIMNSGLTKEHLDQALNAYEKVGKELKII is encoded by the coding sequence ATGAAGCGAAATCCAATTGGCTGGATGAAAGAAGAGTATCAGAAGCTCGTCGAGGCCGATCTTGACTGGAAGATTCGGATCCTTCAGGGTCCTTCAACTCCAAAAGCTAAGGTCGATGGCGTCGATGTGATCATGCTCTGTAGCAACAACTATCTCAACCTGACGAACCATCCGCATCTCAAGGAGGCGGCTATTGAGGCTATCAAGACTCATGGGACGGGTTCTGGTTCAGTGCGAGCTATTGCAGGAACTATGGACCTGCACGCAGAGTTGGAACGTCGCTTAGCCCAGTTTAAGGATGCAGAGGCCTCAATTACCTACAGTGCCGGGTTCACTGCGAACGAGGGACTCATTCCACAGCTCGTACGCAAGGGTGATGCCATTATCTCTGATGAGCTCAATCATGGAAGCATTATTGACGGTGTTCGTCTCACAAAGGCTGATCGCTTCGTCTACGATCACTGCGATATGGCCTCTCTTGAACGTGTGCTCAATGAGGCTGAGAAGGGCAATCCGGAGCGCATGCTCATCATCACTGACGGTGTTTTTTCAATGGATGGTGACATTGCACCCCTTGATGAGATTGTCAAACTGGGTTCTGAACACGGTGCAATGATCTATGTGGACGATGCACATGGCGAGGCTGTTCTGGGGAAGGGCGGTAGAGGTATCGTGTCCCATTTCAACCTGACACACGATGAGGTTCACTTTGAGATGGGTACTTTCTCAAAGGCCTTTGGTGTGATGGGTGGCCACGTTTCTGGTAGTCAGGACATGGTCAATTATGCCCTGAACAAGAGCCGCTCCTGGCTCCTCAGCGCATCTCATCCTCCGGCCACTGCTGCTGCCTGCATTGCAGCCATTGATGTCCTTGAGAACGAGCCTGAGCATGTCAGGACACTCTGGGAGAACCGCGATTACTTTGTGAAGGGTCTCCAAGAGATGGGCTATGACACTGGCCGATCGCAGACACCTATCGTTCCTGCAATTGTCGGTGAGAGTTCAAAGGCTGTAAAGCTCAGTGAGGGCCTTTACAGAGAAGGTATCCTTGCTCTGCCTATTGTCTTTCCGATGGTTGCACGTGATGCAGCCCGGATCAGGAACATTATGAACTCTGGGTTGACGAAGGAACATCTCGACCAGGCACTTAATGCCTACGAGAAGGTCGGAAAAGAGCTTAAAATTATTTAA
- the ggt gene encoding gamma-glutamyltransferase produces the protein MFWRRKTGRSDVLAPKGIVAASEPLAAQAGIEILRQGGNAADAAVATAAVLDVTEPFSTGCGGDAFVLLHTPDGHRPIALNGSGRAGSLVTLDELLSDGWEKMPVRGGPPVTVPGAMHLWELLNKEYGNLDLGEVLAPAIRYARDGFPVAPIISQYWKMLVPVLQNDEAQRVFTIDGRAPQMGDLMRNKDLAHTFETVANEGAETFYEGDIADAIVKTVQAHGGFLTHEDLKRHRTEKTDPISSEYHGLRVFEHPPNGQGFAALIMLNILTELEISRFGPLESKRYHLMIEAKKLAYADLLAHNADPYFYDVPLEKLLSKGYAKQRAKRINEASAMEPSITGALPRSDTIYLATADAEGMAVSFINSLYMGFGSGLVVPGTGIKLQNRGNLFSLDPKHPNAYAPGKRPFHTIIPGALYREHEFYGVFGIMGGSHQAQAHVQFVSNLVDYNMTPQEALDHPRFHHDQETNMVALENGIPPYIQGELRRLGHRLHHETMVSFGGGQAIIRLDNAWIGGSDHRKDGQAIGF, from the coding sequence TTGTTTTGGAGAAGAAAAACCGGCCGATCTGACGTTCTCGCTCCCAAAGGAATTGTTGCAGCCTCTGAACCATTAGCCGCCCAAGCAGGTATCGAGATCCTTCGTCAAGGAGGTAATGCTGCTGATGCGGCAGTCGCCACAGCGGCAGTCTTAGATGTGACCGAACCGTTCTCGACAGGTTGTGGTGGCGATGCATTTGTTCTTCTACACACGCCCGACGGCCATAGGCCTATTGCACTAAATGGATCTGGTCGAGCCGGATCACTTGTCACCTTGGACGAACTACTCTCAGACGGATGGGAAAAGATGCCGGTACGTGGTGGCCCTCCCGTGACTGTGCCGGGAGCAATGCATCTCTGGGAGCTACTGAACAAAGAATATGGCAATCTCGACCTTGGAGAAGTATTGGCTCCTGCAATCAGATACGCACGTGATGGTTTCCCCGTCGCGCCGATAATTTCACAGTACTGGAAGATGTTAGTACCAGTTCTTCAGAACGATGAGGCGCAAAGAGTATTCACCATCGATGGACGTGCCCCACAAATGGGAGATCTCATGAGGAACAAAGATCTGGCACATACCTTTGAAACCGTAGCAAATGAAGGGGCTGAAACGTTTTACGAAGGGGATATCGCTGATGCCATTGTCAAGACGGTACAGGCTCATGGAGGCTTCTTGACACACGAGGATTTGAAACGCCATCGCACAGAAAAGACCGACCCCATATCAAGTGAGTATCATGGTCTCCGAGTGTTTGAACATCCCCCTAATGGTCAAGGATTTGCTGCCCTGATCATGCTCAATATACTGACAGAACTGGAGATATCACGTTTTGGCCCCTTGGAATCAAAACGATATCACCTAATGATCGAGGCAAAAAAACTCGCCTATGCCGATCTCCTCGCACACAATGCGGATCCTTATTTCTACGACGTACCACTTGAGAAGCTTCTATCGAAAGGATATGCCAAGCAACGTGCAAAGAGAATCAATGAGGCATCGGCAATGGAACCTTCCATCACCGGAGCCTTACCTCGTAGCGACACTATCTATCTGGCAACTGCTGATGCCGAGGGGATGGCTGTATCATTCATCAATAGTCTGTATATGGGCTTTGGCAGTGGTCTTGTTGTTCCCGGAACAGGAATTAAACTCCAGAACCGCGGAAACTTGTTCAGCTTGGACCCGAAGCATCCAAATGCCTATGCACCAGGTAAGCGCCCGTTCCACACCATTATTCCCGGCGCGCTCTATAGAGAGCACGAGTTCTATGGTGTATTCGGAATCATGGGCGGATCACATCAGGCGCAGGCGCATGTACAGTTCGTCAGTAACCTTGTCGATTACAACATGACACCACAAGAGGCATTGGACCATCCACGGTTCCATCATGATCAGGAAACGAACATGGTTGCACTAGAAAATGGGATTCCGCCATATATTCAAGGAGAGCTACGTAGACTAGGTCACCGACTCCATCATGAGACCATGGTAAGTTTTGGTGGGGGTCAGGCAATCATTCGTTTAGACAATGCATGGATTGGTGGATCCGATCATAGAAAAGATGGTCAGGCTATTGGATTTTAG
- a CDS encoding signal peptidase I, giving the protein MERVKTLLKWNERSETAKTIFIITLVIGGTAGGYGLFVLAMGTPTPLVVVTSRSMVPTLNVGDLLVLKHVPEDDIKVGDIIVYEDSWYTAAPIVHRVIRIEEINGTKHFYTKGDNNSVEDPGDRVYSEITGVVVLTIPWVGNISLFLRGLISTPIGFITLIIIFGLIIFGPEIFCQKENGTEEETDEEQQEPSAVSDTTP; this is encoded by the coding sequence ATGGAGCGAGTAAAGACTCTCCTAAAATGGAATGAACGATCAGAGACCGCAAAGACAATTTTCATTATTACCCTTGTGATCGGTGGCACTGCTGGAGGGTATGGACTCTTTGTCCTTGCAATGGGTACGCCAACACCTCTTGTTGTGGTTACGAGCAGATCGATGGTTCCGACACTGAACGTGGGAGATCTTTTGGTTCTCAAGCATGTGCCTGAGGACGATATTAAGGTGGGCGACATTATTGTCTATGAGGACTCTTGGTATACAGCAGCCCCAATTGTTCATCGGGTCATTCGTATCGAAGAGATCAACGGGACGAAACACTTCTACACGAAAGGTGATAACAATTCGGTAGAAGACCCTGGAGACCGTGTATATAGCGAGATCACAGGCGTTGTTGTTTTGACGATTCCGTGGGTTGGGAACATCAGTCTCTTCCTGAGAGGCCTCATCAGTACGCCTATTGGTTTTATTACGCTCATCATTATTTTTGGGCTGATCATTTTTGGTCCTGAGATCTTTTGTCAGAAAGAGAATGGGACTGAGGAAGAGACCGATGAAGAACAGCAAGAGCCGAGTGCTGTGTCAGATACTACTCCCTAG
- a CDS encoding DUF4332 domain-containing protein produces MTIASHWRFIVIAGLIVLEILAIQSNPLIAALVFIPTVGVVCGKKTQAAGTVSSAKTAKPEVEEWVPEVEVPHAALTELPIETIEGIGPVYGQKLRDNGISTVQELLAASAEEVAKICGVGEDEAQRWISMSRFAWLESVSEEDAEAIVYAGGIGSLNELSEADPEQLLKDILEGVKLGHVQIPKGYEFTLENVKKWIAEAKDLMTE; encoded by the coding sequence ATGACTATTGCATCGCATTGGAGGTTCATAGTAATTGCTGGTCTCATTGTTCTTGAGATCCTTGCGATTCAATCGAATCCACTAATTGCTGCGCTCGTGTTTATTCCTACTGTTGGCGTTGTCTGTGGTAAAAAGACACAGGCGGCAGGCACCGTCTCATCTGCGAAGACTGCTAAGCCAGAGGTTGAAGAATGGGTTCCCGAGGTGGAGGTTCCTCATGCCGCACTGACCGAGTTACCCATCGAGACCATTGAGGGAATAGGCCCCGTGTATGGCCAGAAGTTACGTGATAACGGAATCTCTACAGTACAAGAGCTTCTTGCTGCAAGTGCTGAGGAAGTCGCAAAGATCTGTGGTGTCGGTGAAGATGAAGCACAACGTTGGATTTCCATGAGCAGGTTCGCTTGGCTAGAGTCTGTATCCGAAGAGGATGCCGAGGCCATTGTCTATGCTGGTGGTATTGGTTCCCTCAACGAACTTTCCGAGGCCGATCCTGAGCAATTGCTTAAGGATATCTTGGAAGGCGTCAAGCTTGGTCATGTCCAGATTCCCAAGGGCTATGAGTTCACGCTTGAGAACGTCAAGAAGTGGATTGCTGAGGCCAAGGATCTAATGACAGAATAG